In Oreochromis aureus strain Israel breed Guangdong linkage group 6, ZZ_aureus, whole genome shotgun sequence, the genomic window GACAGTTATAGAGTGGTGTTGATTCAGGTGCTGCAGTTTCCAGTTGCTGAATTGTGATGTTGTGATGCAGATGAGCAGGTGGAAGCAAGACGGGATATGTGCAAGGAGTAGAGAaagtgaatacatttaaatacctggggtcaacAATCCGAAGCAACAGGCAGGGTGAAAGATTTAAAGGGAAGGTCTAGAAGAGCTGCTATGGTGTATGGTTGGGAGACGGTGGCTCTGACAAAAGACAGGAGGAGTAGTTCgaggtggcagagttgaagatgcTCAGATTTTCATCAGTagtgaccaggatggacaaAATTCGAAATGTAGTGGGgacagagggacagctcaggtgaagcaatttggagacaaagttagagaggcaaggctgaaaTGGtgtggacatgtgcagaggagagatGGTGAATGTAGTgaacaaaggatgttgaagatggagctgccagcaGGAAAcaaggaagaccacagagaagatgtATGAATGTAGTGGAATGGACCTCGCTTTTAATATCCACAAGAAGAGACTGAGGTTAAAACAAATGACTTGTGCAACTGAACTGCCCCACATACCAGCTACTACAGCCATCAAAGTTACTATAAATTTATTTGTGTGGCAGTCAAGATTTAATGAGAAACATTACTTTAAATGCTGCAGGCCTCCAATCCCTCCATCCTGCAGATTTGTGTCAGGAAAACTGCGAAGATTGACTATAATCAAAGAACAGATTCAAGTATTTTTAAAGCTTCAGACACTGATGCAAGACTcctatgtgtttgtgtgttaaacTAAATTGAAGTCTTATTTCAAATTCAGGGGGTTAAAAGCTTGGGGGCCGCTTTAGTCCACTAATGACATAGAAGAGTCAGATTTTacattcagtttagtttcattgtagtttttttttaaatatttaagtgTTTTATTCATTCCTCTCCTTTATTCTGACAGATCCTTATACACAGTCAGAAACCCCCTCTGTaattatttgtgtttatttatatttttctctcCTAGATGAAGAAGCGTGGTCTCACTGCTAACGATGCAACCTACACGGCGCTCTTCAACGCCTGCGCTGAGTCGCCTTCAAAACAGGCCGGCCTGCAGCAAGCGCTGAAGCTAGAGCAAGAGCTCCGTCGCAAAAACTACCCTCTCAGCACAATCACGTACCACGCTCTTCTGAAGGCGCACGCTGTCACCAACCACCTTCAGGCCTGCATTTATACGCTCAGGGTAGGGCACACAGCTGCATGTTTATAAGGGAGAATACTCATCCATTGTCACCAAATTGTGTCTTATTCTGggtttgtgtgcattttgtaGGAGATGATGGAGAATGGTCATGCTGTAACTCAGGAGACATTTCACTACCTGCTGATGGGCTGCTTGAAGGACAAAGAAGCAGGATTCAGGCTGGCTTTACAGGTATGTAATACTTTAGTGTGGGATGTTTTTAGGAGTAAACTTTAAAATAGCCCAACCAATGCCAGCTCTCATTCATCTTAAAAATCTGATAATGATACATCAGGTGGTCATTAAACAATATTGATACTTGCTACACAAATAAGCTCATTCATAATGTTCATTTCAGGTGTGGCGCCAGATGCTGCGGTCAGGGATTCGTCCTGACTCGCACAACTATACCCTGCTCCTGAGAACTGCCAGAGATTGTGGACTTGGCGATCCTGCCTTTgccactgctgttctgctggGGACTGACTGTGAGGGTCAGAAAGGGAGCAAGGATGCGTCGGAGTCCAGGTGTAAGGCTGTGATAGACATCGACCTACTTGAGAGACAGTTATTTATCCAGCCTGAGCAGAAGGAAGACAGCAGCGAGACACGACTCAGACATGACTCAACCCATCTGATACCGGTCAGGCAAACAGTAAATGCCCGATTACCTGGAGAGTTAGTCGCCAACTCCTCTGCTCCTAACCTACTAGAACTTTTTGAGGGTAAAAGAGGTGCTGTGGTCTCCCTTGGCACTGTAGATAAAATGTCAGACAGGCTCGCCCTCATCGGTGGAGCTGAAGGTTTCCTGGAGAGGATGGAAGCTAACGGACTCAGTCCAAACCTCAGGACTCTGACCCTACTGGCCGACACAATGGAGCCAGGCTACCAGTCTCTGCAGGTGTTGTTAAAGGTTGCCAAACGGCATCAAGTGAAGCTTGATGTCGCGTTCTTCAATTCTGTGATTCACAGATCAGCGCGAGCCGGGGACTTGGACGGGGCaaaggtgtgtctgtgtgtgtgtgtctagccACGTATGAAgtgtctgttgtttttgtttgtgacaCCCATCCTGGAGCAACTTCTTAGGAGAAATAGTCCTCAGAAAAACTGTTGTCTATCTGGTGTCTGTAAATCtggaggaagaaggaacacaaatTTTAAACTTGGTTAAATGTTAACAAAAGTGGAGTtagaaatgtttaaactgtgcgTGCTGTTTTTCACACACTTCTTTCACTTTTCAGGCTGTGCTGAGTGTAATGAGACAGCGCAATGTAAATGTGGATCTGCAGACATTTGGGTGCCTTGCATTAGCCTGCGACCAACAGAAAGACGGCCTTCAGTTGCTGAAAGACATAGAGGTGACAAAACATATGTTACTAAACTAAATTTGGATGTTTATTGCCCTGAATTCTGTCTCTGGCATTGTTAGTGCAGAActctccccctgctggtcagtAGAAAGAATGCAGGGTTTAGGCACTTGTGCATTTTAGTTAACTTTGCTCTATGCGTTTTTCCTCAGGAAGCAGGACTGAGGCCCAATGTCCACGTGTTCTCTGCTCTGATTGGCCGAGCGAGTCGCAAACTGGATTACCTCTACCTAAGAACAATCCTTAAAACCATGAGTGACATGAAAGTCTGGCCTAATGAGATCATCATCAGACAGCTGGAGTTTGCTGCACAATATCCTCCCAACTATAACCAGGTCAGCATGCACCCATCTATACTGAGCACATCTATAATGATTGGTACATGAGTGTTTCCCACATATTTAGAGAAGGCATATGCTCTTTTCAAATAATTATTAGGATATTCCTTTAtaagttttttttctaattcacAAATAAGTACCATATAATTAGCTGCCTCTCCAGTGAGTCTCTTATCACAGACTGCAGCTGGTGGCAAGCTCACTgaggctgcagagcagaacaATTATCACCGGCTGCAGTCCAAAGCAGGCAAGTTGCAAGTCCAGCCAATGTTAAAATACACAGGCAGACACTCAAGTAAAATCTAATTTGGAAACACGGGAATAAAAAACACTGTAAACTATGTTGCTCTAATTAAAGTGTGTATGCTGTCAATCTGAATGCCTCTCTGTTTACAGACTTCAGTGCAGTCTGTAAACAGACAACTTCTTCTCATTTCGTGGCACAACAAAGATCCAACTTGGAAGGTGACTGTATGACTCATGTTTCTCCTTTCACTCTGCTCCCCTCACTCTTTGGCACCCTCTCCCCTCTTTCTATTCCAGTACAAATCCAGAAACAACTATCTGGTCCAAATTGACGGTTTCCGTGGTTACTACCAGCAGTGGCTCAAGCACATGCCTGCTCAGAGCGCTGAGGAGGAGCAGGGAGCACTGCAGTCCCAGACAGATGCTGCAGAGCTGAGAACAGAGGCTGCAGATGGGCTGACAGAGGCCCAGAGGAACCACAGAGCAGCAGCCAGGCGGTATCATGCTCGCAACAGGGACAGGAAGAGCAGCAGCACGTCCGCTGTATGACTGAACTCCAGGAGATCATCACGACCACTCCTTTACCTGCTGCTTGTTCTGTAATAAACTTTAGAACCCTGGATGGACTTGGATCAAAATAGTGGCTCGTGTGGTTGCGTTATTCTTGAAAAACAATGATGTCATTGTAGTTTATGTtccagtttcaagttttttGGCTTgtttattgaaaaataaaacttcatCTCAATCTTTTCAGttatactttcattttaaagttaCCCGACTGTATTTTCTAACCAACCAAATCATTAGCTTTCAGTGACCCACACTGGTCATAACATTTGTGGATTTCGGGTTAACTCAGTATTAATATTGATCAGCGTTTCGATAAACAAACAGCAGTTTCATAACGTTGTTCGGTGTGAGGATTACCTGCATTTGTAAGCAAGGTGAGGGCCTTTGTTAAATGTGATGTTTGCTCAGTTCATTTGCAAGAGGAGTGCATTTTCAAAGTCAACTTTTATCCAAACGAACAGTAACCGTGAAACTGATGACCCAGAGCTGAAGATAAATCATCTGGCAATAAGAGGCAAACGCACTTCTGATTTCTAAAGCAGCTATTCCCAGACTCGCTGCTTCAGCCCACTCAAACCTTTAATCAGTACAGGACTGTACTATGTGTTTTAATGGATTCAGTTTGATCTCCTGTTGATTTGCTTGAgactgattttgcagaaatggcGTTATATTTCCATTCAGTTTCAACCTTCCTGCTGTGCTGTCTGCTGGACGAGACTGAAgcacagaggaggagaggagaggtgtCTGGCTCGGTGTGTGGCCTGCTTGTataaaagtaatcagtaacatAAATACATCCATAtcagtttatatatttatagtgATCACTAACAGTGGTGGACCTATTATGGATCTGTTCTCCAGCAGTCAAGCTGCTGTGAGTGCAGGTCTGCTAAAGGAGGACCTCAAACTATGCTCATTGATTCTCTATCTGACATTTTGGTCTGTAACATTCACATGAACAGTGCTAGAGGTCATTTTGTAGAACTCTGGCAGTTCTCCTCCTTTTACTTCTTGCACAAAGGATCAGAAACCAATCCAGCTGCTGGGTTGATGACCTTCTATGGCTCTGTCTGCTTGTGTATTGGCTAATCTGGTACTCCTCCATGCTCTTTAGTCTGTGTTGGAAAACATGGGAATTTTTTGTGATGGCACATACCAAGCACATACCTTCCTCGCAACCTAAATTGGCTACAATTACCGTCTCATGTCACCAGCAGTGACAAGGACatgaacaaaaatcaaaactagAGAGAAAAGTCAGTCAGGAGTGATAAGGAGAGAGCAATGATCTGTGGCCATCACCTGCAAAGTCGCACCTTTTTTGTCTTGGTGTTGCCTCTCCAGGTCACCTGGGCCCTGTACTGACAGGCAAGTTTATAATATCCGGGCCTCTTTTCCCCATCAGGATTCACTCACCCTAACAACAGCAGAAAGGATGCGTGGTTGAAGACCAAGGGTTTATTGATGTTGGCAGCATCTGACAAATCACAAACATGGATAAGTGTACTGGCAgcaaaatgttaattttacaaaggaaaaatatgaagaggttaaaaacacaacacacaatTTATACATACTGAAAGTAAGCTATGAGAGGACAAACAGAGTGCAGTAGCTGAGTattaaaagtgtttaatgaatGGGTTTGGCATTTGAATATATTATTAAGGTCTATTTGACCCAAGGAAAGAAAAGTCTACTGTGTTAGTAAACAGATTTACTAATATCGCAATTCTGGCGTTAAAATCTGACAGATTATAATCGAGTAGTTCATTAAATTCATGTTCAGGTTGTTATCTTCAGTCGTGTTTGACAGTCAGAGAGGAAGTAAAGAATACAtagaaaaactgaatttaaacgTGGTCTACCTACAACTTTGTTATAAGGTCAGCAGGTGTCCTGTCCGAGCATAGAGATCTCTCTCCTATGCGGGAGGCGGCGGTAACGCAACTCGAAGCTGTTGTTACACAGccacaaaaaaacaaggaaaaacagcagcagaggaagCCACGCCATCACATCCGGTGACGGAGAAATTTCAGTCGCCAGGCGCGAAGGAAAGCTTGCTTTGGTTTAGTCACAAACAATAAAAGAGAACAAGGTAAGAAAACTATGGTTTACGGTACCGACGCGGTCATTTATGTGGTTTACGTTACACGTTCGCCTGCAGCAAATAAAGCGCGAGGtcgactattttttttttctacgcGTTTCTAAaggtgtaaaaataaataactgtccTCTTAAAAGTAAGAAAACCGTACTGTCCCTTTGTTAGGCCTAGCAGGAACTGTTCATGCTGCAGCATAACACAGTATTATCGAGAAAGTATGACCTCTAAAGTTTAGAAGTCCTCGTGAAATTCACAACAAAGCACACAGCTGAGCCTGTGGGCTTTTAACAAGCAGCCTTGGTGCGTGACTCAGATCTGCAGGTCATGCACGCATTTCATACTGCAGGCCATGCACGCATTTCATACTGCAGGCCATGCACGCATTTCATACTGCAGGCCATGCACGCATTTCATACTGCAGGCCATGCACGCATTTCATACTGCAGGCCATGCACGCATTTCATACTGCAGGCCATGCACGCATTTCATACTGCAGGCCATGCACGCATTTCATACTGCAGGTCTGCATCTGTGAACTAACTGATGGTTGgctttcctttttctgtttcttttttctttttttttaaccaggcaTTTCTGATGTGCACGCCAGCAGACAGTGACGATATAATCATCCTGAGTagtgatgatgacgatgatcaTAAGGATGACAGAGACATGTCCTGCCTCATCGTGGAGGTGGAGAATGTGAAGGAAAAAGGTGACAGaggttttattttctgtgtttgtggatgATCTTCTGACTAATCACTAACAGCCTCTATGTTCCAGACTGCGTGTCCTCTCCCAGCACTCTGGAGGAAGACCTGGTCGTGACCTTCTCCCGCCACGCTGATGTGCTGCCTCATGCTCGCTACGACTGTCCCATACACCCTTTTACGTGAGATACAATTTGAAATGACCATCAGTGCTCTTTACCCCCGTCTTACTGTGTCAGGTGCTCACTCTGCTTTTCTTTGGCACGCTCAGGCCTACAGAGTTGGAGACTAAAATGCCAGTAGACAGTAACCAGCTCATTTGTGATCAGTGCTTCTGCTACGTCTGCGATAAGCTGGCATCATTGGTAGGTGTTAATGTTAACATGACCAAATG contains:
- the ptcd1 gene encoding pentatricopeptide repeat-containing protein 1, mitochondrial translates to MLTSVACSCVRNGRKISLPAARLCTFSTFRKSPEPLTLTGRRDVSQRPLSLSRLLTQTPWHPRAVCLSASSRGDADPLDSPSEPLDWENFGSLSTDMASRRTFRKSSSGLRDLQYREDGTGDEEEREDAGKPQRRPMRRNTPYWYFLQCKKLIKENKLQEALDVFSRDMLQGERLQPEEYNYTVLIGGCGRAGQLKKAFKLYNDMKKRGLTANDATYTALFNACAESPSKQAGLQQALKLEQELRRKNYPLSTITYHALLKAHAVTNHLQACIYTLREMMENGHAVTQETFHYLLMGCLKDKEAGFRLALQVWRQMLRSGIRPDSHNYTLLLRTARDCGLGDPAFATAVLLGTDCEGQKGSKDASESRCKAVIDIDLLERQLFIQPEQKEDSSETRLRHDSTHLIPVRQTVNARLPGELVANSSAPNLLELFEGKRGAVVSLGTVDKMSDRLALIGGAEGFLERMEANGLSPNLRTLTLLADTMEPGYQSLQVLLKVAKRHQVKLDVAFFNSVIHRSARAGDLDGAKAVLSVMRQRNVNVDLQTFGCLALACDQQKDGLQLLKDIEEAGLRPNVHVFSALIGRASRKLDYLYLRTILKTMSDMKVWPNEIIIRQLEFAAQYPPNYNQYKSRNNYLVQIDGFRGYYQQWLKHMPAQSAEEEQGALQSQTDAAELRTEAADGLTEAQRNHRAAARRYHARNRDRKSSSTSAV